DNA from Ziziphus jujuba cultivar Dongzao chromosome 2, ASM3175591v1:
CATGCTTACAGTTGCAGGAATTGATAAATAACACAGCAGAATACACACAATCATGGATAAGTAAGGCAAAAGAAGCGGCACAATATGGTAAGAAATTGAGGGATGATATCGTGGGAATTACTAAATAAGTGTGGCATTTAAATTTCTGTTTTACCCATATTTTCTCACAAAACACATCTTAAAAATTACATGTTAATCGTCTATTTGAAAATTGGGTCAGTGATGCTGCTACCCAAGTTTCTTGATTTCTTCCCTTGGGAGAAAGGAGTGGTCTCTTTGTTTCACATCATTCTTTCTCGTAATTGGTAGGAAAAAGTGTGTAATGACGATGATTTGGTTTTACCCTTGTGGCAAGGAAAATAGCTTAGAAAAATTAGTAATGTAGATGACTCAAAACCCACAAACCCTAATTAGTAACGTATAAAAATTAGTAATTGGGTCAACAACACTGTTATCCAAGTTTCTTAATTTCTTTCCTTGGGAAAAAGGAACAGTCTCTTTGTTTTGCATTATTCTTTCTCGCAATTGGTAGGAAAAAGGTCTATACTGACATTGATTATGGTTTTACCCTTGTGAGAAggaaaacaaattagaaaacattAGTAATGTAGTTGACTCATTAACAGGGAACTACTTGAtactattttagttttttaaatgaatactattttctaattgaaaattaacaatgttgtttttttcttttctaagacTGTAATGGCTGCATTACTGAAGtatcctttcttttttattcggTGCCATTAGATTCCTTCTGTAGGAAACTTCTACTCCTAACACGTGGAACTACTTTTGATTGGGCCCCAAGAGAAAACCTCATTATTGTATACATAGTATGTAATTGAGCATTGTAATAATAAACGAAGAAGTCGAAAACAAAGTTTAACAGAACAAAAGTATGCCAGAGTGCATTTAGACGGTTTGCactttaaattttgatgcatttTTGTAAATTGCTATTGAGGTTCATAAAAAATATCTATACAGATCCAAGAAAGCTTGAGAAACTTCATAATGTGGAATCAATGATGCCGTCCCCTCAAGATCCTGAGCGCTTCAGTTTCTGGGTAAGCCTTGTTTTCTAATAATTTGTAGCATAATAGTAGTGGTGAGGATGTAATCATGTTTTGAACTGGTATTATCATACGCTTGGTTGCAGGTCACTACCCTAACAAATCGAAGACCCCTAGAAAAATTGGAGCTACTGCGCATAAAAGATACAAGAGAGGTAATGAATCTTTGTTTATCCACGTGAAATTTCACAAGCATATGGTAGTAGGTGTAAAGAATTGTATTGTTAATTATTCTTGTTGACATAAAGTTGATGAACCAGGACCAGGAAGAGAAATGTAGAGTAGACAGAAAAAATGGTATTCAATTGTTAGTAATAATCGAGTGCGCTGTCTATGATAACAAAGAACAATATTATAATGAAAGGAGTCTAAActaattaggaaactaaatttaACCAAGCCACTTAAAATCCAATTTGCTTTGTCAACTTTTTTTAACTTCAAACTCTATTGTATTTCTTACTTCTAGAGCTTTATGAGCACATCGAAAAAATAATGACAATGAAAAGCAGAGAAGAAACTAAACTTACAGTTAATTTCTTCTTGATTTCTCATtgcttttttgtgtttttttctttctttttctttgcagaGGATACGCCGTGGACTGATTTATCTCAGAGCAGAAGAGCAAGGTTGCCGGCTGCAATAAGttgtaattttgtttcattgttcTTCAACTGTGATTGCATGCATAtaaacatagaaattaaattcattttaatACAGACAGTCCATATTCTTTGGTCCACAATCATGTTTTGTGGATCTCTATCTTCTTGTTTGTAACAGCATAGGATAATCCAAATTCATTAAAttctaaaacaattttaatattttatattttatctactGCTAGCTAAATAAAATCTGCTGGACTACTtctggaattaaaaaaataaactaatgaaCAGAAATGAGTTGAAAAATGatttgaatttttggagttgacACAAAAATCCACTAAAAATCCATGCAACAATGTTGTCGTTTTATTATATCTCTCTTGTTTTTCATGTGATATTAATAACAGTTTGGTTTTAATTATGAGTTTGTCGGTAAACTACACGGTTACATTTTGTTTCTTAGGCTTCGTTTGATTTGGCCAGCAAGGAGTACTAGTTCTGCAGATGCCCCTCAAGTGGttctttatctctttttttttttttaatggtactACAGGTGGTTCCTATCTTTTTTGTTATGTTCAaccttgatttgatttgatttgattttttttttctttttttcaaaatttccttcAATAAAGATAAGACAGACCAAAGAGCCATACCATCCAAGGTTGAGTACtgatttacatttttaattattattttaaattataagccTTCTGGTTTTCATTTcacttttttcttctatttaaatttagaagagttatgttaataatttattattattgtcgttAGTTATTTAATATAGAATATATAGATTTGTCCAgtgaaatgaaaaggaaaagccAACCAACTGGAAGGCAACAACGGAAATTGTGTCTTGCTAGAACAAACAGTTTATAACACAACAATATGTTATTAACTTATTGTTTTAAATAACCATTTCAAAACCATCTTTCTAACCATAAGTCATAATCCAAGCATAACCAATCCAAATTTAAATTACAACCATTTGATCCATATTTATCAAAGCAGAAAACCAAAACAAGCAAGGCCTTAGGTTAATTCTTTTGCAAACAGTAAttgttatcaaattttttaagttttgctaACCGTAATTGTTATCAAATTTTGTAAGAAATTTAAAGTGTttgaaattggaatttttttttttttttttttttggggggcaaCAAAGAAAGTGAAAATGTGGGTATCACGCGGTTTGGAAAGTAAAAAGAaattaggttttattttattttttaaattaattagttggtCTCATTCACAATATGACAGACAATGTTAGTAGGTTTAAAGGTCCAACGCATAGCTCGCTGCTATTTGTTTTACCAAgtcttcttctctcttttttcatgCATCATCCATAGCACCTCTGCACGTTTCAATTCTGTTCGTCTCCTTACTTGCTTCCAACAACAaaaacctcttctttctttttctttctctctttcttcttcattttctctctTCCCAAACAGATTTGATCaaccttttttaattaatattttcataaaaaattcgAAAAATTCCCTCTAGACCCACCTTCACTTTCTCTCAcccttttgaaaaacaaaagcgaaaacaacaacaaaagcaaaaacctAACTCTGAATATTTATTACTACTCTTCCACCTTCACTTCCATTAATGGCTTCACGttaagcttcttcttcttcttctaccaaATTTCCAACCTTATTATATCATAGAATGGGGGGAGAAAAAAATGGGGTTCTCATTAAGCCTCAACCAATCTCCTCCCTTTCCTTCATTTTCCTCCTCATTTTCTCATCATTCAACTTTGATTTAACCAAAGCTAAAactaattcttcttcttcttcttcttcaagcgTGGTTTTCTCTCCTCCTGATAACTATCTCATCGACTGCGGTTCTTCACAACAAACCAAGCTCAGTGATGGCAGAACATTCAAATCAGAACGTGACACTTCTTCTCTTCTATCCACAGAGGAAGACATTGAAGCCTCAGCTGATTCCATTACAGCTACAGCTTCTTCTTcaattccttcttcttctctgcCTCTTTATCAAACCGCTAGAATCTTCACACAAGAATCTACATACACTTTTCACATCTCCCAAACAGGAAAGCACTGGCTTCGCCTTTACTTCTACCCACTTCCGCATCCAACATATAATCTAACCAATGCAGTGTTTAAGGTTTCGACAGACAGTTTTGTTCTCTTGGAGAATTTTTCAGTTAAAGATGGTAAATCTTATGTTTATAAAGAGTATCTTGTTCAAGCTAATAGCGATAGGTTCTCTCTGATTTTCAAACCGGCGAAGAATTCTTTCGCATTCATCAATGGCATTGAAGTCGTTTCAGCTCCTGATTCTCTCAACATTGTTGCTGACGGTTCTGCTGTAATTCCCTCAGTTGGTTATCAAaatggcttttcttcttctgatCACGATCACGCTTTCCAAGTCAATTACCGATTGAACGTTGGAGGTCCAACCATTTCTCCTAAAGATGATACGCTTTCAAGAACTTGGGAATCCGATTCTCCATACAACTCTTTCCCTCAAGGCACTAAGAACGTCTCTGTTTCGCCAACAACTATCAAATACCCGGAACAGAATGGTTCGAACCCTTTGGTTGCGCCGAGCTTGGTTTATTCATCGGTACAAGAAATGGAGGATTCTGAAACCATGGAATCCAATTTCAACCTCACATGGAAGATGAATGTGGAGAATGGTTTTGACTATTTGATCAGATTGCATTTCTGTGACATCATCAGCAAGGCAATGAACAATCTCTACTTCAATGTGTACATCAACAGTTTCATGGCGATTTCGAATCTTGATCTTTCAGCACTCACAGGGTCACTATCCACAGCTTATTACAGAGACTTTGTTGTTTTGGAATCCTCCATTGTTAACCAAACCATCATGGTTCAGGTTGGTGATTCCAATATCCATTCAGGAATCGGACAGGCTATTCTGAATGGACTCGAGGTGATGAAGATGAGCAACAAAGACAGCAGCTTGGATGGTATTTCCGAAGGATCGGAATCATCATCAGGAATGAGCAGGATGAAAATAGTTGCGGCTATTGGTCTATCACTGGCGGTCACGGCAATGCTTTTGCTAGGAATTGTATGTGTTCGATGGAAAAGAAAACCACATGGAGGTTGGGAAAAGAGAAACAGCATCACTTCTTGGCTTCTACCAATCCATGGAAGCCAAGGAAGCAATTTCCTGTCGAGCAAAAGCAGTTCAAGAAGATCAAGCATTTTCGGGTCGCGAAAGAGCAAAAGCACATATTCGAGCTTGTTCTCTTCCTCTGGTTGCTTTGGCAGATACTTCACACTCAGTGAATTACAAGCAGCCACACAGAACTTCGATGACAAGGCGGTAATTGGTGTTGGCGGGTTTGGAAAAGTGTATCTTGGTGTGCTAGAAGATGGTACGAAACTAGCCATTAAAAGAGGGAATCCGAGCTCAGAGCAAGGAATCAACGAGTTTCGAACGGAGATCGAAATGCTTTCGAAACTTCGCCATCGCCACCTTGTTTCTTTAGTAGGATTCTGTGATGAACAATCGGAGATGATCCTTGTCTATGAGTACATGGCAAATGGACCGCTTCGAGACCATCTCTACGGCTCGAATTTGCCTCATCTTTCATGGAAACAGAGGCTTGAAATCTCCATAGGAGCAGCTAGAGGTCTGCATTATCTCCACACTGGTGCAGCACAGGGGATCATACATAGAGATGTGAAAACAACAAACAT
Protein-coding regions in this window:
- the LOC107419194 gene encoding probable receptor-like protein kinase At5g61350, with product MSTLSSSHDALPDVDDYIISANEGEGALPWDTFNHVFSLVQNGNLAFRENRFEEAINCYSRANNIKQCDPLILGNRSAAYIRISKFLKDRPASASEYKPLSGLDPTTHAELALKDAEKVIGLRRNAVKSYFLMATALILLEKYETARDVILSGLQIDPFSNSLKASLQNLERSQVCLMGKRSHRKAERTDDFDCTLCLKLLYEPITTPCGHSFCRSCLFQSMDRSNKCPLCRTVLFISPRTCSISVTLNSIIQKNFPEEYAERKTEQESLTSFGVDLMPLFVMDVVLPCQKFPLHIFEPRYRLMVRRIMEGNHRMGMVIIDSTTGSIADFACEVEITECEPLPDGRFYLEIESRRRFRIIRSWDQDGYRVAEIEWVNDICPAEGSIERAELQELINNTAEYTQSWISKAKEAAQYDPRKLEKLHNVESMMPSPQDPERFSFWVTTLTNRRPLEKLELLRIKDTREDQEEKCRVDRKNEDTPWTDLSQSRRARLPAAISSSSSSSTKFPTLLYHRMGGEKNGVLIKPQPISSLSFIFLLIFSSFNFDLTKAKTNSSSSSSSSVVFSPPDNYLIDCGSSQQTKLSDGRTFKSERDTSSLLSTEEDIEASADSITATASSSIPSSSLPLYQTARIFTQESTYTFHISQTGKHWLRLYFYPLPHPTYNLTNAVFKVSTDSFVLLENFSVKDGKSYVYKEYLVQANSDRFSLIFKPAKNSFAFINGIEVVSAPDSLNIVADGSAVIPSVGYQNGFSSSDHDHAFQVNYRLNVGGPTISPKDDTLSRTWESDSPYNSFPQGTKNVSVSPTTIKYPEQNGSNPLVAPSLVYSSVQEMEDSETMESNFNLTWKMNVENGFDYLIRLHFCDIISKAMNNLYFNVYINSFMAISNLDLSALTGSLSTAYYRDFVVLESSIVNQTIMVQVGDSNIHSGIGQAILNGLEVMKMSNKDSSLDGISEGSESSSGMSRMKIVAAIGLSLAVTAMLLLGIVCVRWKRKPHGGWEKRNSITSWLLPIHGSQGSNFLSSKSSSRRSSIFGSRKSKSTYSSLFSSSGCFGRYFTLSELQAATQNFDDKAVIGVGGFGKVYLGVLEDGTKLAIKRGNPSSEQGINEFRTEIEMLSKLRHRHLVSLVGFCDEQSEMILVYEYMANGPLRDHLYGSNLPHLSWKQRLEISIGAARGLHYLHTGAAQGIIHRDVKTTNILLDDNFVAKVSDFGLSKAAPTLDQTHVSTAVKGSFGYLDPEYFRRQQLTEKSDVYSFGVVLFEVLCARRVIDPALPREQVSLAEWAMKWHRNGNIEKIVDPLIATSISSASLKKVVEAAEKCLAEHGVDRPSMGDVLWNLEYALQLQEASSQIDPPEDKTANIIDVQKLKEVDHDADDDYDENEIVKENQKANL